Proteins encoded by one window of Salinigranum rubrum:
- a CDS encoding NmrA family NAD(P)-binding protein — MDAQSRERPRPGAWRPRCDPRRGKPPGKKSQAVDAVYCVTIEAENGAPPTEAGIEAEIEQGTNMAEVAAEIGIEQFVYSSVAGADSETGIPNFESKYDIERRILALGLPATILRPVTMMQNYERQREVIEDGILASPLPRASRCRPSTPETSVRSPPPR; from the coding sequence ATTGACGCGCAGTCCCGAGAGCGACCGCGCCCAGGCGCTTGGCGACCAAGGTGCGACCCTCGTCGAGGGAAACCTCCTGGAAAAAAGTCTCAAGCCGTCGACGCGGTCTACTGCGTCACGATTGAGGCTGAGAACGGCGCACCACCGACAGAGGCGGGGATCGAGGCCGAAATCGAACAGGGAACGAACATGGCGGAGGTCGCCGCCGAAATCGGCATCGAACAGTTCGTGTATAGCTCCGTCGCCGGAGCCGATAGCGAAACCGGAATCCCGAACTTCGAGTCGAAGTACGATATCGAACGGCGGATTCTCGCCCTCGGCCTTCCCGCGACGATCCTTCGCCCCGTCACGATGATGCAGAACTACGAGCGCCAGCGCGAAGTGATTGAGGACGGAATCCTCGCGTCCCCCTTGCCGAGGGCGTCTCGATGCAGACCGTCGACGCCGGAGACATCGGTGCGCTCGCCGCCACCGCGCTAG
- a CDS encoding helix-turn-helix domain-containing protein, whose translation MTSDITTSHEQLSQLKDAFESEGISYEIGSVRQSTDPTDLLTDRQRRFITEAVEQGYYNSPRETTLTELAAVLDVSKGEQAAHFTALKAVSSSTSSANQPCDSAVVTEDIEGDAEKRHRSIWGFAKRSGVITRSNRLSLE comes from the coding sequence ATTACCAGTGACATCACGACGTCTCATGAGCAACTGTCCCAACTCAAAGACGCGTTCGAATCCGAGGGGATCTCGTATGAAATCGGCTCGGTCAGACAGTCGACCGACCCAACCGATCTGCTGACGGATCGCCAACGGCGGTTCATTACCGAGGCGGTTGAACAAGGATACTACAATAGCCCGCGCGAAACCACGCTCACCGAACTAGCGGCTGTGCTGGACGTCAGTAAGGGGGAGCAAGCCGCACACTTCACCGCGCTGAAGGCCGTATCATCAAGCACTTCCTCGGCGAACCAGCCGTGTGACTCGGCCGTCGTGACGGAGGATATCGAGGGAGACGCGGAGAAGCGGCATCGCTCGATTTGGGGCTTCGCGAAACGCTCTGGAGTCATCACACGATCCAACCGATTGTCTCTGGAATAG
- a CDS encoding VOC family protein, with translation MGVSDLERSLAFYRDGLGWPTEGIVGTEFEGGAVAFFPLNNGVQLAIYPRSQIAEDANVADEGPFGRIHARAQRWLESGSRRGDGSRRRGRRDCHRLASRRAWGGYSGHFIDPDDHLWEVVWNPELEI, from the coding sequence ATCGGCGTCAGCGACCTCGAACGATCACTTGCGTTCTATCGCGATGGGTTGGGATGGCCGACAGAGGGGATCGTCGGCACCGAGTTCGAAGGTGGAGCTGTCGCTTTCTTCCCGTTGAACAACGGCGTACAGCTGGCGATCTATCCGCGATCACAGATCGCGGAGGACGCGAACGTCGCTGATGAGGGACCGTTCGGCAGAATTCACGCTCGGGCACAACGTTGGCTCGAAAGCGGAAGTCGACGAGGTGATGGCAGCCGCCGAAGAGGCAGGCGCGACTGTCACCGACTCGCCTCAAGACGTGCTTGGGGTGGCTACTCGGGACACTTCATCGACCCGGACGATCACCTGTGGGAGGTCGTCTGGAATCCCGAACTGGAAATCTAA